One window from the genome of Leptospira broomii serovar Hurstbridge str. 5399 encodes:
- a CDS encoding CsgG/HfaB family protein: MKRIRFRAVIVLAILFSFYNCRSAQHFDIQVIAKSGISQPGKDKYVVFPFEMAEALKQNEVVANRRKNIEARNREKAELALVRTGLTVLERSKVDKLLNEMTLSKTGITESDGLNIGKLLNSNYAFFGRITNYNVVRRGTRVRFIAEVIVKAVDIESGVIAWEAIIKGHMPFNNGEQTILDAENAMYEQFSKKLTDL, from the coding sequence ATGAAACGAATCCGTTTTCGAGCCGTCATCGTGCTCGCGATCTTATTTTCATTCTATAATTGCAGAAGCGCTCAGCATTTCGATATTCAAGTTATCGCCAAATCGGGGATTTCTCAGCCTGGGAAAGACAAGTATGTCGTTTTTCCTTTTGAAATGGCTGAAGCATTGAAACAGAACGAAGTCGTAGCGAACCGTAGGAAAAACATCGAAGCTAGAAACCGTGAAAAAGCGGAGCTTGCCCTTGTGAGGACAGGATTGACCGTTTTGGAGAGAAGCAAAGTCGATAAGCTTTTAAATGAAATGACTCTGAGTAAAACGGGTATAACTGAAAGCGACGGCTTAAATATTGGAAAGCTTTTGAATTCGAACTATGCCTTTTTCGGAAGAATTACGAACTATAATGTGGTGCGCCGAGGAACGCGAGTAAGATTCATTGCAGAAGTGATCGTTAAGGCTGTGGATATAGAATCGGGAGTGATCGCGTGGGAAGCCATTATAAAAGGTCATATGCCGTTCAATAACGGCGAGCAAACGATTCTGGATGCCGAAAATGCAATGTATGAGCAGTTCAGTAAGAAACTCACCGACCTGTAA
- a CDS encoding peptide chain release factor 3 yields the protein MSESVVTQKSVEEETKRRRTFAIIAHPDAGKTTLTEKLLLYGGAIQLAGAVKARKNRKAATSDWMEMEKEKGISITSAALQFEYKNHVLNLLDTPGHEDFSEDTYRTLIAADTAVMVLDAGKGVEPQTIKLFKVCRDRGIPIVTFINKMDRPTKPLFELLDEIEKVLGITAIPMVWPIGTGVDFSGVYNRLDKKIYTYDRTPGGSQKSSFQSSGIEDPNLDSMFEDWVLKAFREEVELVEDGIGKFSLQDFLESKITPVFFGSAVNNFGIQLFLDHFLEIAPPPLYFPLKDGSRLDPVTTPFSGFVFKVQANMNKAHRDRIAFLRVCSGKFERGLNVNHGRLGKQVKLSSSFAFFGQDRNTVDEAYPGDIIGLVNPGTYAIGDVLASGKVPDLKPLPVFAPEIFATLSCVETGALKSFRKGIEQLAEEGILHLFTSQTVGGGLPVIGAMGQLQFEVFRRRLQDEYGAPTNINILPYQVSCWLPEEDVAKVPVGSNLVVDSINRAALLFDSEWEKGYFQKKNPEIRLLDYPTQEIPQD from the coding sequence GTGTCCGAATCGGTCGTTACCCAGAAATCAGTGGAAGAGGAAACCAAACGAAGAAGAACGTTTGCGATCATCGCTCACCCGGATGCTGGAAAAACCACTCTTACTGAAAAACTTCTTCTCTACGGGGGCGCTATTCAATTAGCGGGAGCCGTTAAGGCTCGAAAGAATCGCAAGGCCGCCACTTCCGACTGGATGGAAATGGAAAAGGAGAAAGGAATTTCGATCACTTCCGCTGCCTTACAATTCGAATACAAGAATCATGTTTTAAATTTATTGGATACGCCGGGTCACGAAGACTTTTCCGAAGATACCTATAGAACATTAATCGCTGCGGACACTGCGGTAATGGTTTTGGACGCCGGAAAGGGGGTCGAACCTCAGACCATTAAACTTTTTAAAGTTTGTCGAGATCGTGGAATCCCGATCGTGACGTTCATTAATAAAATGGACCGGCCTACGAAACCTCTCTTTGAATTACTGGATGAGATTGAAAAAGTATTAGGTATTACTGCAATTCCGATGGTCTGGCCGATCGGGACGGGTGTAGACTTTAGCGGAGTTTATAATCGTCTGGATAAGAAAATTTATACCTATGATAGAACTCCGGGAGGTTCACAAAAATCCTCCTTCCAAAGTTCGGGTATCGAAGACCCGAATCTGGACTCTATGTTCGAAGATTGGGTCTTGAAAGCGTTTCGCGAGGAAGTGGAACTTGTTGAAGACGGGATAGGAAAGTTTTCCTTACAGGATTTTTTAGAATCTAAAATCACACCCGTATTCTTCGGATCGGCGGTGAACAATTTCGGAATTCAATTGTTCTTGGATCACTTTTTGGAAATAGCACCCCCTCCTTTATATTTTCCTTTGAAAGACGGTTCGAGATTGGATCCGGTTACGACTCCGTTTAGCGGGTTCGTTTTTAAGGTTCAGGCAAACATGAACAAGGCACATCGGGATCGTATTGCGTTCCTTCGAGTCTGTTCCGGAAAGTTCGAAAGGGGATTGAACGTAAATCATGGCCGACTCGGAAAGCAAGTGAAGCTTTCATCATCGTTTGCTTTTTTCGGCCAAGACCGAAATACGGTGGATGAAGCTTATCCGGGAGATATCATCGGGTTAGTAAATCCGGGCACGTATGCGATAGGCGATGTATTAGCCAGCGGAAAGGTTCCGGATTTAAAACCTCTTCCGGTATTTGCTCCCGAAATTTTTGCGACACTTTCCTGCGTGGAAACCGGAGCGCTGAAGAGCTTTCGAAAGGGAATCGAACAATTAGCGGAAGAAGGTATTCTGCATTTATTTACCTCCCAAACCGTCGGAGGAGGACTTCCGGTTATCGGTGCGATGGGACAGTTACAATTCGAAGTATTCCGCCGACGTCTCCAAGACGAATATGGAGCTCCTACCAATATCAATATACTTCCGTATCAAGTTTCTTGCTGGCTTCCCGAGGAAGACGTAGCTAAGGTTCCGGTCGGTTCGAATTTGGTCGTCGATAGCATCAATCGAGCGGCCCTGCTCTTCGATTCGGAATGGGAAAAGGGATACTTTCAAAAGAAGAATCCCGAGATCCGTCTTTTGGATTATCCGACCCAGGAAATTCCGCAAGATTAA
- a CDS encoding GerMN domain-containing protein, whose translation MPESEKLKSLLYVLTGILFVLVLLDKSTGGGFRSTESGGDSGFFSKFNTIGKTTPQPPQSASGKQTHEEVMDKAEDEILSELMQNGGQTVGQNWSESESTDSDDLFIPVVDSPKDAISESSTNGQIHHEPGEIELYFLKFYGKGNKSHSRLVQVKRKHVSGDKVHFILRELSKGPDPDEKRNGVLNALPAKFTYSNEYSVENGILRLSLGSEFETGAGPELLKDRVDQLCYSLMENLKVKGIRLYINGKKVRSLGGVGFPIPDILTKNPRKIAVL comes from the coding sequence GTGCCGGAATCGGAAAAACTAAAATCCCTATTATATGTCCTGACCGGGATTTTATTTGTCTTGGTTTTATTGGACAAATCTACCGGGGGAGGATTCCGATCCACTGAAAGCGGCGGGGATTCCGGTTTCTTTTCGAAATTCAATACGATCGGAAAAACGACACCGCAACCTCCTCAATCCGCCTCCGGAAAACAGACCCACGAAGAAGTAATGGATAAGGCGGAAGATGAAATTCTTTCCGAATTGATGCAAAATGGGGGGCAAACAGTCGGCCAAAATTGGTCGGAAAGCGAGAGTACCGACTCGGACGATTTATTTATTCCGGTAGTTGATAGCCCGAAAGACGCAATTTCCGAATCTTCAACCAACGGACAAATCCATCACGAACCTGGAGAAATCGAATTGTATTTTCTCAAATTTTATGGAAAGGGAAACAAAAGCCATTCAAGACTCGTCCAGGTTAAACGAAAGCACGTCTCCGGCGACAAGGTTCATTTCATTCTCCGAGAATTATCGAAAGGACCTGATCCGGATGAAAAAAGAAACGGTGTGCTCAATGCCCTCCCCGCAAAATTCACCTACTCCAACGAATATTCCGTTGAGAACGGCATCTTGAGACTTTCCCTAGGAAGCGAATTCGAAACCGGGGCGGGACCGGAGTTACTAAAGGATCGTGTGGATCAACTCTGCTATAGCTTAATGGAAAATTTGAAAGTGAAAGGAATCCGTCTCTACATTAATGGTAAGAAAGTCCGCTCCTTAGGCGGTGTTGGATTCCCTATTCCTGATATACTTACCAAAAATCCTAGAAAAATTGCCGTATTATAA
- a CDS encoding LIC11299 family lipoprotein has protein sequence MLRFSDINSRTLLGYLAFTGILLVCACVPSHKERVHLETGVSVKILGPHKYEFVAMGKASVVSVDEQNVFKMKKSSCEAAKLQVTQRLDELEPNQKHRLFFLEQKAQTYFGDGEYCELTYIYELPSAKK, from the coding sequence ATGTTACGTTTCTCTGATATAAATAGCCGAACCTTACTCGGATATCTAGCGTTTACCGGGATTCTACTGGTATGCGCCTGCGTACCGTCTCATAAAGAGAGAGTTCATTTGGAAACGGGGGTAAGCGTGAAGATTCTCGGGCCTCATAAATACGAGTTTGTTGCCATGGGCAAAGCGTCCGTAGTCTCAGTCGACGAACAGAATGTTTTTAAGATGAAAAAGTCCTCTTGTGAAGCCGCAAAATTGCAAGTAACTCAAAGATTAGACGAACTGGAACCGAATCAAAAACACCGGCTTTTTTTTCTGGAACAGAAGGCTCAGACGTACTTCGGCGACGGTGAATATTGCGAACTTACTTATATATACGAACTTCCGTCGGCCAAGAAGTGA
- a CDS encoding GGDEF domain-containing protein — MVQWFPGSDLRARHLFKRILFNNYPSEFIESNLADIRQSLAIHYSFCILITFFTFLIPDSRTVNGEPLFLLYSSRITLVLLSLLFLWRNSLKTDWNPKNMESYKVWSSSVLLISFLPFLYLDEVHYDIYLHQATAILLSMNILLWLTTTTVVLVNLTFGIAFFGICYLSDSLSNAFQEFPILLTYIFVGTFGNVIMNYWRMMDYRDKNKLSRAVIRLRKKNDQIRRISSVDDLTGLYNRRYLIEQFDIFKKRARRYKFNMALIILDMDHLKETNDKFGHMAGDEALQTLSAVMKSRVRATDVCARIGGDEFCILLDSVDPEGLEMLCESLRKGVEAQPLSIEDEHGTPVFITISIGASILPFNEDLTFDDLYQSIDSALYKSKSAGRNKVTIVAASKQDTQRDAFTSWPTEVRIYK, encoded by the coding sequence ATGGTTCAATGGTTTCCAGGTAGCGACCTTCGGGCCCGCCACTTATTTAAGAGAATTCTATTTAACAACTATCCTAGTGAATTCATCGAAAGCAACTTGGCCGATATTCGGCAATCTCTCGCAATCCACTATTCCTTTTGTATTCTCATCACGTTCTTTACGTTTTTAATCCCTGATTCCAGAACCGTTAACGGGGAACCTCTATTTCTACTATATTCGAGTAGAATCACATTAGTGTTGCTTTCTCTCCTATTTCTCTGGAGAAATTCACTTAAGACAGATTGGAATCCTAAGAATATGGAATCCTATAAAGTATGGTCTTCCTCCGTTCTGCTTATTTCGTTTTTACCCTTCTTATATTTGGACGAAGTTCATTACGATATCTATCTTCACCAGGCGACCGCCATTCTTTTGAGTATGAACATTCTACTATGGTTAACTACGACGACCGTTGTGTTGGTGAACCTCACATTCGGAATCGCTTTTTTCGGAATTTGCTATCTCTCCGATTCCCTATCCAACGCGTTCCAAGAATTTCCGATCCTATTAACCTATATTTTCGTCGGAACTTTCGGAAACGTCATTATGAATTATTGGAGAATGATGGACTATCGGGATAAGAATAAACTTTCTCGAGCTGTGATTCGACTCCGAAAGAAAAACGATCAGATCAGAAGAATTTCCAGCGTGGACGACCTTACCGGCTTATACAACCGTAGATATCTAATCGAGCAATTCGATATCTTCAAAAAAAGGGCCCGTCGATATAAATTCAATATGGCCCTTATTATTTTGGATATGGACCATTTAAAGGAAACAAACGATAAATTCGGACATATGGCAGGAGACGAAGCGTTGCAAACTCTTTCTGCAGTCATGAAATCCAGAGTCAGGGCCACGGATGTGTGCGCACGGATCGGCGGCGATGAATTTTGTATTCTCTTGGATTCGGTGGATCCGGAAGGACTAGAAATGCTTTGCGAATCTTTAAGAAAAGGCGTGGAGGCTCAACCATTATCAATCGAAGACGAGCATGGAACTCCGGTGTTTATAACGATCTCGATCGGGGCCTCGATTCTACCGTTTAACGAAGATTTGACATTCGACGATCTATATCAGTCGATAGACTCGGCCCTTTATAAATCTAAATCGGCCGGAAGAAATAAGGTTACCATCGTCGCCGCGAGTAAGCAGGATACGCAAAGAGACGCATTCACTTCTTGGCCGACGGAAGTTCGTATATATAAGTAA
- the mqnC gene encoding cyclic dehypoxanthinyl futalosine synthase: MSSIFQKQATDIILEKALAGERISPGEALELYENGDHLKIMGTARTLREKILPHTSASYTMFRVVNYTNYCNVECSFCSFMDEIGNGKGYVLSKEEILEKMDYAVSEGADQMFLQGGVYPDLPFDYYLDVISSVKQKYPEMHIRAFSPVEIINLEKITGKSLLDVLYLLKDAGLDSVPGAGAEILTDRMRNIISPKKATTEEWVRAMETCHEAGLPGSANIVFGSEETKAEVIEHLTVVRNLQDRTGGFLSFIPWTFQPQTKRFKVRSVPTTEYLKVLGICRIFLDNIPHIETSVMVLGKGVGQLALSSGADDISSVVIEENVLRSFGLKTEKEAVKFLQEAEFTPKRRDLLYNYEKYEGREYSQLLS, translated from the coding sequence ATGAGTTCTATTTTTCAAAAACAAGCTACAGATATCATTTTAGAGAAGGCTTTGGCCGGAGAGAGGATTTCTCCCGGGGAAGCCCTCGAACTGTATGAGAACGGCGACCATTTAAAGATTATGGGAACAGCCCGTACGTTACGTGAAAAGATTCTGCCCCATACGAGCGCCAGTTACACGATGTTTCGAGTAGTCAATTACACGAATTATTGCAATGTGGAATGTAGCTTTTGTTCTTTCATGGACGAGATCGGAAACGGAAAAGGATACGTGCTATCCAAAGAAGAAATTCTGGAAAAAATGGATTACGCTGTTTCGGAAGGTGCCGACCAGATGTTTTTGCAAGGGGGGGTATATCCGGATCTTCCGTTCGATTATTACTTGGATGTAATTTCCTCAGTAAAACAAAAATATCCGGAGATGCATATTCGCGCGTTTTCTCCCGTTGAAATCATTAATCTGGAAAAAATTACCGGCAAGTCATTGTTAGATGTTCTTTATCTTTTAAAGGATGCAGGACTGGATTCGGTTCCGGGAGCCGGAGCCGAGATACTTACGGATAGAATGCGCAATATTATTTCACCGAAGAAAGCCACGACGGAGGAATGGGTACGCGCGATGGAGACCTGTCATGAGGCCGGCCTTCCAGGCAGCGCCAATATCGTATTCGGGTCCGAAGAAACGAAAGCTGAAGTGATCGAACACCTTACAGTCGTGAGAAATTTACAGGATCGGACAGGCGGATTTCTTTCTTTTATACCCTGGACGTTTCAGCCTCAGACCAAAAGATTCAAGGTTCGCTCGGTTCCTACGACGGAATATTTGAAAGTTTTAGGGATTTGTAGAATCTTTTTAGATAATATTCCGCATATAGAGACGTCCGTTATGGTTTTGGGGAAAGGGGTAGGCCAGCTCGCCCTATCTAGCGGCGCTGACGATATTTCCTCCGTTGTCATCGAAGAGAATGTGCTTCGTTCTTTCGGTCTAAAGACGGAAAAGGAAGCAGTGAAGTTCCTGCAGGAAGCCGAATTTACTCCTAAGAGAAGGGACCTTCTTTACAATTATGAAAAATACGAAGGGAGAGAATACTCCCAATTGCTTTCTTGA
- a CDS encoding heterodisulfide reductase-related iron-sulfur binding cluster, with product MAISKIAFHVIFTVLFAIANFVFVRAVLYRLKLVFNGRKAAGTEDFREHPNWGFRIKSFLVNVLLQKKNFKEPLRGIMHAFIFYGFVTYLLHTSSQMVAGIFGYGLEDAYKFSLVGSVFGDTANYIYEYILQFVTVLVLVGLGFFAWRRWIQKAKGLDVHSPASAIVISMISILMISTLLGEGAKAVGAEYADPIHDAAPIAAAIGSIWQVIGVEYSTADLVVQIMWWSHILAVFAFMLYVPTSKHAHLIFAPFNYFLQSDTPKGALSKLNLEDETAVWGVNRAEDFPWPNLLDGLSCIECGRCQVQCPANRTGKVLNPKAIIVDLKHALMDKLPEVVKIREGQGDGAADAIATIDTGVINNYEGLSEEALWGCTTCYACVEACPVGNNQVNAIMEMRRHLVLAESKFPTELQNAFVNMENNSNPWGVAAHSRADWAQGLGVKTMAEDSNVDVLYWVGCAGAYDDRNKRIAQSFVKILQKADVKFGILGTEEGCSGDSARRGGNEYLYQTLAQANVDTMNGYNVKKIVTACPHCYNTIKNEYPQFGGNFEVVHHSEFINELSKSGKIDVGVAEDANAGKYTYHDSCYIGRYNDNYENPRDVVKKVSGGKLSEPSDHHTKGLCCGAGGAQMWMEEQNNDRVNFKRTNQLLATGATTIATACPFCITMITDGVKQEGKVEEVKVKDIAELVAENLK from the coding sequence ATGGCTATATCCAAGATCGCCTTCCACGTGATTTTCACGGTTCTGTTCGCAATCGCGAACTTCGTGTTCGTCCGCGCGGTCCTCTACCGCCTCAAACTCGTTTTCAATGGTAGAAAAGCAGCCGGAACCGAAGACTTCCGGGAACACCCGAACTGGGGATTCAGAATCAAGAGTTTCCTGGTAAACGTACTCCTTCAAAAGAAGAACTTTAAAGAACCGTTACGTGGAATTATGCATGCATTCATATTCTACGGTTTCGTAACGTATCTGCTGCATACGTCCAGCCAAATGGTAGCAGGCATATTCGGATACGGATTGGAAGACGCGTATAAGTTTTCCTTAGTCGGATCCGTTTTCGGTGATACTGCCAATTATATTTACGAATATATTCTACAATTCGTGACCGTTTTGGTTCTAGTAGGCCTAGGTTTCTTTGCCTGGAGACGCTGGATTCAGAAAGCCAAAGGATTGGATGTTCATTCCCCTGCTTCTGCGATCGTAATCTCGATGATTTCCATTTTGATGATTTCGACTCTATTAGGAGAAGGTGCAAAAGCTGTCGGAGCGGAATATGCAGACCCGATTCATGATGCCGCTCCTATCGCAGCCGCCATCGGAAGTATCTGGCAAGTAATCGGAGTGGAATACTCCACTGCGGACTTAGTCGTTCAAATTATGTGGTGGTCTCATATTCTTGCGGTCTTCGCATTTATGTTGTATGTGCCGACCTCCAAACACGCTCACTTGATCTTCGCTCCATTTAATTATTTTTTACAGTCGGACACTCCAAAAGGCGCGCTCTCCAAACTGAACTTGGAAGATGAAACGGCTGTTTGGGGAGTGAATCGGGCCGAAGACTTTCCATGGCCGAATCTACTCGACGGTCTTTCCTGTATAGAGTGCGGTCGTTGCCAGGTTCAATGTCCCGCTAACCGAACCGGAAAAGTTCTGAATCCGAAAGCCATCATTGTTGATTTAAAACATGCGCTGATGGATAAACTTCCGGAAGTCGTAAAAATTCGGGAAGGTCAAGGCGATGGAGCTGCGGATGCGATTGCGACCATTGATACCGGTGTCATTAATAACTACGAAGGTCTCTCCGAGGAAGCTCTTTGGGGATGCACTACCTGCTATGCTTGCGTGGAAGCCTGCCCGGTAGGAAATAACCAGGTCAATGCGATCATGGAAATGCGTAGACATCTGGTTCTTGCAGAATCTAAATTCCCGACCGAACTACAAAACGCATTCGTAAACATGGAAAATAACTCGAATCCTTGGGGAGTCGCTGCTCATTCTCGCGCGGATTGGGCCCAAGGGCTCGGCGTTAAAACTATGGCCGAAGACTCCAACGTAGACGTTCTGTATTGGGTAGGCTGCGCAGGTGCGTATGATGATCGAAACAAACGAATTGCCCAATCCTTCGTTAAGATCCTTCAAAAAGCGGACGTTAAGTTCGGAATCTTAGGAACGGAAGAAGGTTGTTCGGGAGATTCGGCGCGTCGCGGCGGAAACGAGTATCTGTATCAAACTTTGGCCCAAGCAAACGTGGACACGATGAACGGGTATAATGTTAAGAAAATCGTTACTGCTTGTCCTCACTGCTACAATACTATCAAGAACGAATATCCGCAATTCGGTGGTAACTTCGAAGTGGTTCACCACTCCGAGTTCATCAACGAGCTTTCTAAGAGCGGAAAAATCGACGTGGGCGTTGCGGAAGATGCAAATGCAGGAAAGTATACATATCACGACTCTTGCTACATCGGTCGTTACAACGATAACTACGAAAATCCTCGAGATGTAGTTAAGAAAGTATCTGGCGGAAAATTATCCGAACCTTCCGACCACCATACCAAGGGACTCTGTTGTGGAGCCGGTGGAGCACAGATGTGGATGGAAGAACAGAATAACGATCGGGTTAATTTCAAAAGGACCAACCAATTGCTTGCAACGGGTGCAACCACGATCGCGACCGCTTGTCCGTTCTGCATCACGATGATCACCGACGGAGTGAAGCAAGAGGGTAAAGTCGAAGAAGTAAAAGTAAAAGATATAGCGGAATTGGTTGCAGAAAACTTGAAGTAA
- a CDS encoding HAD family hydrolase: MALSMNWNPKLIRALAFDVDGTLFSSEGIILETYAEAIRRFSLASGIPLEVPDREKIMLEIGKPVKTIFLNLVPQLMESERDQISDSVLHLLVDKIRSGEGEFYPKVLETVSSLKQKGYRILAASNGRRPYVETILEVSGILSLFDPILILDNISLKSKADLISKYLVDYDLSPETLLMIGDRSSDYEAARKNRCPFAFCAYGHAPAGEIPDWEVSLAQLKDLDKIF, translated from the coding sequence ATGGCCTTGTCCATGAATTGGAATCCTAAATTGATACGTGCCCTTGCCTTCGACGTTGACGGTACTTTATTTTCCTCGGAAGGAATTATTTTAGAAACCTATGCCGAAGCGATTCGCCGGTTTTCACTCGCATCCGGAATCCCTTTAGAAGTCCCGGATCGTGAGAAAATCATGCTTGAAATCGGAAAGCCGGTCAAAACCATTTTCTTGAATCTCGTTCCTCAGCTGATGGAATCCGAAAGGGATCAAATTTCCGATTCGGTATTGCATTTATTGGTGGATAAAATTCGCTCCGGAGAGGGAGAATTTTATCCTAAAGTTTTGGAAACCGTTTCTTCGCTAAAACAAAAAGGTTATCGAATCCTTGCGGCTTCGAACGGACGTAGACCTTACGTTGAAACCATCCTCGAAGTCTCGGGAATTCTTTCCCTGTTCGATCCGATCCTAATTCTAGATAATATTTCCTTAAAAAGTAAAGCCGATCTCATTTCAAAATACTTGGTTGATTACGACCTTTCTCCGGAAACACTTTTGATGATCGGAGACCGCAGTTCCGACTATGAGGCGGCCCGAAAGAACCGATGTCCTTTTGCATTCTGTGCTTATGGACACGCACCTGCAGGAGAAATTCCGGATTGGGAAGTTTCCCTCGCCCAATTGAAAGATTTGGACAAGATATTCTAA
- a CDS encoding ornithine carbamoyltransferase, whose amino-acid sequence MSVSKIKHLISWKDWADDEVLDLLQFAVHVKHHRANYLGHMTGRTLAMLFQKTSTRTRVSFEVAMTEMGGHAIYLDWMTSNFLLSDIDLEAEYLSRNVSVIMARMRKHEDLLQLKEGSQVPVVNGCCNMFHPCQSLADILTIALDNPKPISELSMTYIGVHNNVVNSLIGITSALGMQLTLVTPIADAENIDQETVERAKRKGTLAWEGDLIRAIKNTDYIYTDTWVDMEFFNDPSFADKKKARMELMMPYQINEALLKETKAKVMHDMPIHSGYEITREVVRSPRSIIFQQAENRLDAQKAVILQLLEA is encoded by the coding sequence ATGTCGGTTTCAAAAATAAAACATCTGATTTCCTGGAAAGATTGGGCGGACGACGAAGTATTAGATCTTCTACAATTTGCCGTTCATGTGAAACACCATAGGGCTAATTACCTTGGGCACATGACAGGCCGAACTTTGGCTATGCTCTTTCAGAAAACTTCCACGAGGACGCGAGTTTCCTTCGAAGTCGCCATGACTGAAATGGGTGGCCATGCAATTTATTTGGATTGGATGACTTCGAATTTTCTTCTCTCGGATATCGATTTAGAAGCGGAATACCTGTCCAGAAACGTCTCGGTCATTATGGCGAGAATGCGTAAGCACGAGGATCTTTTACAGTTAAAGGAAGGTTCCCAGGTACCGGTGGTCAACGGCTGCTGCAACATGTTCCACCCTTGCCAATCGTTGGCGGATATATTGACCATAGCGCTGGACAATCCTAAACCGATCTCCGAACTAAGCATGACTTACATAGGGGTTCATAATAATGTAGTGAACTCCTTGATAGGAATCACCTCCGCTCTAGGAATGCAACTAACGCTTGTGACTCCAATTGCAGACGCGGAAAATATCGATCAAGAAACGGTCGAACGGGCTAAGAGAAAAGGAACTCTTGCCTGGGAAGGGGATTTGATCCGAGCGATTAAAAATACGGATTATATCTACACGGACACCTGGGTAGATATGGAATTTTTCAACGATCCTAGCTTTGCGGATAAGAAAAAGGCTAGGATGGAGTTAATGATGCCTTACCAAATCAACGAGGCTCTTCTAAAAGAAACGAAGGCGAAAGTGATGCATGATATGCCGATCCATTCAGGATATGAGATCACTAGAGAGGTCGTTAGAAGCCCTAGATCGATTATCTTTCAGCAGGCAGAAAATCGACTGGATGCGCAAAAGGCAGTCATTCTACAGCTTTTAGAAGCTTAA
- a CDS encoding HpcH/HpaI aldolase/citrate lyase family protein — protein sequence MSKQPHPKDALFEGEKPFPIIPACEHFAGSEKLITKALELQNKLGGLFDITMDCEDGAQTGKEKEHAEMIVRIQNSELNKHNMSGVRIHDYTNSYWKQDVDIIVPGAGAKIAYITIPKPTKASQVEEMISYIQKATQKAGIKREIPIHVLIETHGALWEVEKIAALPWMQVLDFGLMDFISGHHGAIPASCMKSPGQFDHELLRRAKSTVVAAALAHGVIPAHNVTLDLKNQYQTYKDAKRAHDEFGFLRMWSIYPTQIQAILDAMAPDYSEVQTSAEILVKAQDAEWGPIQHAGDLHDRATYRYFWEVLQKAKLTGIAIPEEATKRFF from the coding sequence ATGTCCAAACAACCCCATCCGAAGGATGCGCTATTCGAAGGAGAGAAGCCCTTCCCCATTATTCCCGCCTGCGAGCATTTTGCCGGCTCGGAAAAGCTTATCACCAAAGCGCTTGAACTCCAAAACAAACTCGGCGGTCTTTTCGACATTACGATGGACTGTGAAGACGGGGCTCAAACGGGTAAGGAAAAAGAGCACGCAGAAATGATCGTGCGTATCCAAAACTCGGAACTGAATAAACATAATATGAGCGGAGTTCGTATCCACGATTATACGAACTCATATTGGAAACAGGACGTAGATATTATCGTTCCGGGTGCAGGAGCGAAAATCGCTTACATTACGATTCCAAAACCTACGAAAGCATCTCAGGTCGAAGAGATGATCAGTTATATTCAAAAAGCGACACAAAAAGCGGGAATTAAACGTGAAATTCCGATTCACGTTCTGATCGAAACTCATGGAGCGCTTTGGGAAGTTGAAAAAATCGCAGCCCTTCCCTGGATGCAAGTTTTGGACTTCGGATTGATGGACTTCATTTCCGGACATCACGGCGCTATCCCGGCTTCTTGTATGAAAAGCCCGGGTCAGTTTGATCATGAACTTTTAAGACGAGCGAAATCTACCGTAGTAGCTGCAGCATTGGCTCACGGAGTGATTCCGGCCCATAACGTAACATTGGATTTAAAGAATCAGTATCAAACGTACAAAGACGCAAAACGAGCTCACGACGAGTTTGGCTTTTTACGCATGTGGTCCATTTACCCCACGCAAATCCAAGCGATCCTGGATGCGATGGCACCCGATTATAGCGAAGTTCAAACTTCTGCAGAAATCCTGGTGAAAGCTCAAGACGCAGAATGGGGACCAATTCAACACGCAGGCGACCTTCATGACCGTGCAACCTATCGTTATTTCTGGGAAGTTTTGCAAAAAGCAAAACTAACAGGGATTGCCATTCCGGAAGAAGCTACAAAAAGATTCTTTTAA